Part of the Vidua macroura isolate BioBank_ID:100142 chromosome 27, ASM2450914v1, whole genome shotgun sequence genome, GCTGGCGCCGGGGCTGGAAGGTGACGCTGAGCTGGAAGCCGGCCACCAGCTCGCCCTCCCGCCAGCAGAAGTAGGTGGCTTTGTCCCTCCTGCGCACTCGCTGGAGGTGCAGGTGGTTCCCGTGGTCGATGAAGAGCCTCATGTGCTTCCTGACCCCCACGAGGTAGTGGGAGCGGTAGAGCCGGACGGAGCCCTTGTCCCAGGCCACGGCGTGCTCCGGCCGCGCTCCCGGGCACGTGATGACCAGGTCACTTTTGGGGGGCTGGTTGTGGTACTGGATGGGGACGCGGGGCAGCTCGGGCTTCTCGCCCAGCTTGTAAACGATGTTGGAGATGGACTGCACGCCCTCCTCGGCGACTTCCTTCTTTGGGCAAGGGGCCAGGCAGCTCCGGATGGCCACCTCGGGGCTCCGGAGGTGGATGAGGCGCCGGAAGTGTGCGGGCACGGCCCTGGAGCCGCAGGAGGTGACGTTGGGCAGTGCCGTGCGGTACCGGGGCTTCAGCTGGGCACTCTGCACGTAACAGAGCCCGATCCGCCGCTGCTCGCCCCGCACCCCGCAGCGGTCACAGCCGGTCCAGTCCCAGAAGGTGGTGAAGAGGGTGAATTCCTTCCCTGTGTAGTCCTCTTGGATGTGCTCGTCATTATCCAGAAAAGCCACTGTGATCTGCCTGGTGGGCTGCACGTCCACGTCATAGCCGTAGAAGAAGAGCCCTTCCTTGGTGCCACACAGGTAATGGCCCGAGTCCCTCACCTGGGCTCGGAACACGATCAGACTGAACATGCGGATGCTGAAGCGCTTCAGGAGGTCGCTGCCCGCACGGACGTGGCTCGAGTCCACAATCACGGTGCCATTGAAGTCTGTCAGCACCGTGGTTTCGTGGCTGTGCAGGTTCTTCTGGAAGTACCAGACAACAGAGGAGGCCTCCTCGGGCTTGCACTTGCAGGGCAGCTCAAAGGTCATGTCCACCAAGTACGCGACATTCTCGAATATCAGGAAGGCGGGACACGCTGTCTTCTTGAACACATCCCCTTTCTTCTCAATGGCAAAGGCCTGGAGAACATCCACCAGGGAGAGGAGTATGGTGGCTCCCAGCAGCCTCGTCCCCATCACTCCAGGTGCTGTCTGGCCCAGCAGAACtcacacagcccagccagggatCTGCTGGGAGCATCCTGCCCTGAGACagcccagcctctgtcaccgTCT contains:
- the FAM187A gene encoding Ig-like V-type domain-containing protein FAM187A, translating into MGTRLLGATILLSLVDVLQAFAIEKKGDVFKKTACPAFLIFENVAYLVDMTFELPCKCKPEEASSVVWYFQKNLHSHETTVLTDFNGTVIVDSSHVRAGSDLLKRFSIRMFSLIVFRAQVRDSGHYLCGTKEGLFFYGYDVDVQPTRQITVAFLDNDEHIQEDYTGKEFTLFTTFWDWTGCDRCGVRGEQRRIGLCYVQSAQLKPRYRTALPNVTSCGSRAVPAHFRRLIHLRSPEVAIRSCLAPCPKKEVAEEGVQSISNIVYKLGEKPELPRVPIQYHNQPPKSDLVITCPGARPEHAVAWDKGSVRLYRSHYLVGVRKHMRLFIDHGNHLHLQRVRRRDKATYFCWREGELVAGFQLSVTFQPRRQRSPTDPESIFVMRAVGISFAIIIGIFFLIHMSHCRSQVFRKLVKS